A window of Thermosynechococcus sp. NK55a contains these coding sequences:
- the cobW gene encoding cobalamin biosynthesis protein CobW, with the protein MRTKIPVTIITGFLGSGKTTLIRQLLQNAAGRRIAVIVNEFGDVGIDGELLQACCDRTAGIWELTNGCLCCTVQEEFLPTMQTLLARRQEIDHIVIETSGLALPKPLVMAFRWPEVRHAATVDGVVTVVDGVALAAGQVSADLEALFAQKDADPSLQHEDTPLEELFNDQLACADLVILNKADQLTLDQVQQCLRELRQQLPPRIKLLAAQQGQVPADLLLGFNAAVEENLGQRPSHHDVEEEHDHDAEIQAVCLELGAWDLQRLRESLERLLQVPDIYRVKGFAAIEGKPMRLVVQGVGQRLDVFYDRLWQAAESRQTRLVVIGRQLDQKTLLSYFA; encoded by the coding sequence ATGCGTACAAAAATTCCAGTTACGATTATCACCGGTTTTCTCGGCAGTGGTAAGACGACTCTCATTCGGCAGTTACTTCAGAATGCAGCGGGCAGGCGCATTGCCGTGATTGTGAATGAGTTTGGCGATGTCGGTATTGATGGCGAGTTGTTACAGGCCTGTTGCGATCGCACAGCGGGCATCTGGGAACTCACCAATGGCTGTCTGTGTTGTACGGTGCAGGAGGAATTCTTGCCAACGATGCAGACCCTCTTGGCGCGGCGGCAGGAGATTGATCACATTGTCATTGAAACGTCGGGACTAGCATTGCCCAAGCCCTTAGTCATGGCCTTCCGGTGGCCGGAGGTGCGCCATGCCGCCACCGTTGATGGCGTCGTAACCGTTGTGGATGGTGTTGCTTTGGCAGCGGGCCAAGTGAGTGCAGATTTAGAGGCGCTCTTTGCCCAGAAAGATGCGGATCCCAGTTTGCAGCATGAAGATACGCCCCTTGAGGAACTCTTTAACGATCAACTGGCCTGTGCTGACTTGGTTATCCTCAACAAGGCAGATCAACTGACCCTCGATCAGGTACAGCAATGCCTGAGGGAACTCCGCCAGCAACTCCCGCCCCGGATTAAGCTTCTGGCAGCTCAGCAAGGACAGGTGCCCGCAGATCTTTTGCTGGGATTTAATGCAGCGGTGGAGGAGAACTTGGGCCAGCGACCTAGCCACCATGACGTTGAGGAGGAGCATGATCACGACGCAGAGATTCAAGCGGTTTGTTTAGAGTTGGGGGCTTGGGATCTGCAACGCCTACGTGAATCCCTGGAGCGATTGCTGCAAGTACCCGACATTTATCGCGTCAAGGGCTTTGCAGCCATTGAGGGCAAGCCGATGCGTCTGGTGGTACAGGGGGTCGGTCAGCGGTTAGACGTGTTTTACGATCGCCTGTGGCAAGCGGCAGAGTCACGTCAAACCCGCCTTGTGGTGATCGGTCGTCAGTTGGATCAAAAGACGTTGCTATCCTACTTTGCCTAG
- a CDS encoding NAD-binding protein — MASLKDVIDGQLRQLLGSSGTWFIDVGDRYFSIWIESTNLDLNRLATWGKTFWQQWQRGNFLLFVAEPHQPFPYWWKSWSVASALPQSTQIGETVASDRFIICGLGSLGQFCIQSLHRFAGEHLALEICAIDRHANIEWEIPQLTELLSEPVIIGDCRQEAILKTARIDRCRTLLAVTSDEATNIATAIVARRLNPNVHLVVRSSRDNLNALLKKKLGNFLALNPTELPAPAFALAALEENILAVFTIEGQQFRVLQHTITADSPLVGTPVHHWQRRHQRLISIRTCHSQSSIFQPTRPHRLFNHWPPDLCFQAGDRPIWIERVQRVTPSPMSEPHSLQQLLQWVRQFPEQVQRFWQWIHRDRSRELIFNGLWIGSSLWLLTAILLRYNVPKLTWQKAFAAGFILLLGGFGDVFGGLDNDPVPPWLLVVCILVAIVSLLFIVGILGLLAEKLLQARFDFLKKRPPLPAADHIIVVGLDRIGQQVVQLLRAFRQPLVLLVDNPEQTQLFEDLPMLLGNIPEKLPQAHLETAKSVVLTTADEMLNLEAALIARQATEQRESPIGLVIGIHNPTLTNDLQDLLPRARPLCAYALAAEAFAGAAFGETMLGLFQIDQQTVLIADYTVAAGDTLEGKLIGEVAYGYAVIPIFYNRHQQFLGGETSHQFLPSDTLQLTAGDRLTVLATIDGLRRIEQGKMAPRRLWRLWVGHPRIAEAALEIGNLITKITGLPLLRSRTFIQQLPAAITLELYEPQAFRLGQQLQALAPVRLFPLADREKG, encoded by the coding sequence ATGGCTAGCCTCAAGGATGTCATTGACGGCCAACTGCGCCAACTCTTGGGTAGCAGTGGAACCTGGTTCATTGATGTCGGCGATCGCTACTTCAGCATCTGGATTGAATCCACCAACCTTGATCTCAATCGCCTAGCCACTTGGGGTAAGACCTTCTGGCAGCAGTGGCAGCGGGGCAATTTCCTGCTCTTTGTGGCAGAACCCCATCAGCCTTTTCCCTATTGGTGGAAATCGTGGTCTGTTGCCTCAGCCCTACCGCAGTCAACTCAGATAGGTGAAACTGTTGCCAGCGATCGCTTTATCATCTGTGGCTTGGGCAGTTTAGGTCAGTTTTGTATTCAAAGCTTGCACCGGTTTGCCGGTGAGCATTTGGCTCTCGAAATTTGCGCCATTGACCGCCACGCCAACATTGAGTGGGAAATTCCCCAGTTGACAGAGTTGCTCAGTGAGCCTGTGATCATTGGTGATTGTCGGCAAGAGGCGATTCTTAAAACCGCTCGTATTGATCGCTGCCGCACACTACTGGCGGTGACGAGTGATGAGGCTACCAATATTGCCACGGCGATTGTGGCTCGGCGCTTAAATCCAAATGTCCACCTTGTGGTGCGCTCTAGTCGTGATAATCTCAACGCACTTCTCAAGAAAAAGTTGGGGAACTTTTTGGCGCTCAATCCCACCGAACTGCCGGCACCGGCCTTTGCCCTTGCAGCGCTTGAGGAGAATATCCTTGCTGTGTTTACGATTGAGGGGCAACAGTTTCGGGTCTTGCAACACACCATTACCGCCGATAGTCCCCTAGTGGGCACGCCTGTCCACCACTGGCAGCGCCGTCATCAACGCCTGATTAGTATCCGCACCTGCCATTCCCAGTCCTCGATTTTCCAGCCGACTCGCCCCCACCGTCTCTTTAACCATTGGCCGCCGGATTTGTGCTTTCAGGCGGGCGATCGCCCCATTTGGATTGAACGGGTACAGAGGGTGACCCCATCGCCGATGTCAGAGCCGCATTCGCTTCAGCAACTACTTCAGTGGGTACGGCAATTTCCTGAGCAGGTACAACGATTTTGGCAGTGGATCCATCGCGATCGCTCCCGCGAATTGATCTTCAATGGCCTTTGGATTGGCAGTAGTCTGTGGCTGTTGACTGCTATCCTGCTGCGCTACAACGTCCCCAAGCTAACGTGGCAAAAGGCCTTTGCTGCCGGGTTTATTCTCTTGCTGGGGGGCTTTGGTGATGTCTTTGGTGGGCTAGACAACGATCCGGTTCCTCCTTGGCTGTTGGTGGTCTGTATTTTGGTGGCGATCGTGAGTCTCCTCTTTATTGTCGGCATCTTGGGACTTTTGGCAGAAAAACTGCTGCAAGCGCGGTTTGACTTTCTTAAGAAACGTCCTCCCCTGCCTGCAGCGGATCACATCATTGTGGTTGGGCTAGATCGCATTGGTCAGCAGGTCGTGCAGCTTCTACGCGCCTTCCGTCAGCCCCTGGTCCTACTGGTGGACAACCCAGAGCAGACCCAGCTTTTTGAAGACCTGCCAATGCTCCTTGGCAACATTCCAGAAAAGCTCCCCCAAGCCCATCTGGAAACCGCCAAAAGTGTGGTTCTCACCACCGCCGATGAAATGTTGAACCTAGAGGCAGCCCTAATTGCCCGCCAAGCCACGGAACAGCGCGAGTCCCCCATTGGGTTGGTCATTGGTATTCACAATCCCACCCTCACCAACGATCTGCAAGATCTCCTACCCCGTGCCCGTCCTCTTTGTGCCTATGCCCTTGCTGCCGAAGCCTTTGCTGGTGCTGCCTTTGGGGAAACGATGTTGGGTTTGTTTCAAATTGATCAGCAGACGGTACTGATTGCCGACTACACCGTTGCCGCTGGAGATACCCTTGAGGGCAAGTTGATTGGGGAGGTGGCCTATGGTTATGCAGTCATTCCCATTTTTTACAATCGCCATCAGCAGTTTCTGGGCGGTGAAACCAGTCATCAGTTTTTGCCCAGTGACACGCTGCAACTTACGGCGGGCGATCGCCTGACTGTTTTAGCGACGATTGATGGCCTACGGCGCATTGAACAGGGCAAAATGGCGCCCCGACGGCTCTGGCGGCTTTGGGTCGGTCATCCTCGCATCGCGGAAGCGGCCCTAGAAATTGGGAATCTGATCACCAAGATCACGGGTCTGCCCCTACTGCGATCGCGCACCTTTATCCAGCAACTGCCTGCTGCAATCACCCTTGAACTCTACGAACCCCAAGCCTTTCGCCTCGGTCAACAACTACAGGCCCTAGCCCCCGTGCGCCTCTTTCCCTTGGCAGATCGAGAAAAGGGGTAG
- a CDS encoding FHA domain-containing protein produces MSGNHEHHLLNIEDETGKRTIPLDAATYSIGRDVTNAIVIHGHGVSRQHALLLRIPSPNGYRYRVVDGNAEGKPSANGLLVNGQRVQSHELKDGDEINFGGSVKAHYATVSMGDAEFVKYLKSVNYHSIKAVPMTATITQAEEGAEDKQSEEETKFNATPPHRHPMLPQRRLRHPNPLPLCCLLLPGWSLCLRSRELAL; encoded by the coding sequence ATGAGCGGTAACCATGAGCACCATCTACTCAACATCGAGGATGAAACGGGTAAGCGCACAATCCCTTTGGATGCAGCAACCTACTCCATTGGCCGCGATGTCACCAATGCGATTGTCATCCATGGTCACGGTGTCTCACGGCAACACGCCTTGCTGCTGCGGATTCCCTCACCAAATGGCTATCGCTATCGCGTGGTGGATGGTAATGCTGAGGGTAAGCCCAGTGCCAACGGTCTCCTCGTGAATGGCCAGCGAGTGCAAAGCCATGAGCTAAAAGATGGAGATGAAATTAACTTTGGTGGATCCGTCAAGGCGCACTACGCCACCGTGTCGATGGGGGATGCGGAGTTTGTCAAATATTTGAAGAGCGTCAACTATCACAGTATTAAGGCAGTGCCCATGACCGCAACGATTACCCAAGCAGAGGAAGGTGCAGAGGATAAACAATCAGAAGAAGAAACGAAATTTAATGCCACTCCCCCCCACCGCCATCCAATGCTCCCCCAGCGTCGGCTCCGACACCCAAATCCGCTTCCCCTTTGCTGCCTATTGTTGCCGGGATGGTCATTGTGCTTGCGATCGCGGGAATTGGCGTTGTGA
- a CDS encoding methyltransferase translates to MASSKNLAPALNSTWQPQPTADGSFTFFSSEFGETFHSLRGARQEAFEKFAIATALPRKAQASHLRLLDICYGLGYNTAAALEVIWQHNPTCQVTIIGLELDVGVAQAALAVMPPWPASVQEILEGLAQQQRVSIPRCEARLLIGDARQTIQDLVCQGFQADAIFLDPFSPQRCPQLWTVEFLSLVAQCLAPAGHLATYCRAAAVRSALQEAGLHLGTLPIVAPRHSHEWAQGTVARWQPDQLIPLSLMEQEHLQTRAGIPYRDPHLRDSAQTIRWRRQVEQQTANRESTSRWRHRWGIT, encoded by the coding sequence ATGGCCTCTTCCAAAAACTTAGCTCCTGCTTTGAACTCAACCTGGCAACCGCAACCCACCGCCGACGGCTCTTTTACATTTTTTTCTTCGGAGTTTGGCGAAACATTCCATAGCCTTAGGGGAGCGCGTCAAGAAGCCTTTGAAAAGTTTGCGATCGCCACCGCTCTGCCCCGCAAAGCCCAAGCCTCTCATCTGCGGCTTTTGGACATCTGCTATGGTTTGGGCTACAACACTGCCGCTGCCTTAGAGGTCATTTGGCAGCACAATCCCACCTGTCAGGTCACGATCATTGGCCTAGAGCTAGATGTGGGCGTTGCCCAAGCAGCTTTAGCGGTGATGCCCCCTTGGCCAGCATCGGTTCAAGAGATTCTTGAGGGATTGGCTCAGCAACAGCGGGTGAGCATCCCACGGTGTGAGGCACGACTTTTAATTGGGGATGCCCGCCAAACGATTCAAGACCTTGTTTGCCAGGGATTCCAAGCAGATGCGATTTTTCTCGATCCCTTTTCACCCCAGCGCTGTCCGCAACTGTGGACGGTAGAGTTTCTCAGCTTAGTGGCTCAGTGTTTGGCACCGGCGGGGCATCTGGCCACCTATTGTCGTGCGGCTGCCGTTCGTTCTGCTTTGCAGGAGGCGGGTTTACACCTTGGGACACTGCCAATTGTTGCCCCCCGGCACAGCCATGAATGGGCACAGGGAACTGTGGCTCGCTGGCAACCAGATCAACTCATTCCCCTGTCGCTGATGGAACAGGAACATTTGCAAACCCGTGCGGGTATTCCCTACCGCGATCCCCACCTGCGGGATAGTGCCCAGACGATTCGATGGCGCCGCCAAGTGGAGCAGCAAACTGCTAACCGTGAGTCTACAAGTCGTTGGCGACACCGCTGGGGCATTACCTAG
- a CDS encoding M50 family metallopeptidase — protein MFGFRPEPKSPPLEVSASEQPRSALLLAIAALATILLWQIPLGNYLLYPFTILATWFHEMGHGLTAILLGGYFRELVIYPNGSGFARYGGEVLLGNLGHGFVAIGGPLGPAIAGSLFILSSRSHRATDLCLKALGMMILVSLLLWVRSLFGIVFMTLVAIAILLVAYRGNRWLKGISIQFLGVQACISTFQQVDYLFTYAIAGPQLSDTGLLQRYLWLPYWLWGALISGMTLWLLLWSLKVAYTHPR, from the coding sequence ATGTTTGGCTTTCGTCCAGAGCCCAAATCCCCGCCGCTGGAGGTTTCAGCCAGTGAGCAACCCCGTTCGGCACTGCTGCTGGCGATCGCTGCCCTGGCCACAATTCTTCTTTGGCAGATTCCCTTGGGGAACTATCTGCTCTACCCCTTTACAATCTTGGCCACATGGTTCCACGAGATGGGGCATGGTCTCACGGCGATTCTGTTGGGGGGCTACTTTCGGGAATTGGTCATCTATCCCAATGGTTCAGGATTTGCGCGCTATGGGGGCGAGGTGCTACTGGGAAATTTAGGACATGGCTTCGTCGCCATTGGTGGGCCACTGGGACCCGCGATCGCTGGCAGTCTCTTTATTTTGTCGAGCCGCTCCCATCGTGCCACAGACCTTTGTCTCAAAGCCCTAGGGATGATGATCCTAGTCTCGCTGCTGCTGTGGGTGCGATCGCTGTTTGGCATTGTCTTCATGACATTGGTGGCGATTGCCATTCTGCTGGTGGCCTATCGCGGGAATCGCTGGCTCAAGGGGATTTCAATTCAGTTCCTTGGGGTTCAGGCCTGTATTAGCACGTTTCAGCAGGTGGACTACCTTTTTACCTATGCCATTGCGGGGCCCCAGCTTTCCGATACCGGGCTTCTTCAACGGTACCTCTGGCTTCCCTATTGGCTGTGGGGAGCATTGATTTCTGGGATGACGTTGTGGCTGCTGCTGTGGAGTCTCAAGGTGGCCTATACCCACCCTAGGTAA
- the infC gene encoding translation initiation factor IF-3: MINERIRFPRVRVVDTDGSQLGIMSSQEAIAIAREKELDLVLVSDKADPPVCKIIDYGKFRFEQEKKAREARKKQHTSDVKEVKMRYKIEEHDYNVCINRAERFLKAGDKVKATVTFRGREIQHSHLAEELLNRMANDLQAVAEVQQAPKQEGRNMIMFLAPKR, encoded by the coding sequence ATGATTAATGAGCGCATCCGTTTTCCGCGGGTGCGGGTGGTGGATACTGATGGTTCCCAATTGGGGATTATGTCGTCCCAAGAGGCGATCGCGATCGCCCGCGAAAAGGAGCTTGATCTGGTTCTTGTCAGTGACAAGGCAGATCCACCCGTTTGCAAAATTATTGACTACGGCAAGTTTCGCTTTGAACAGGAAAAGAAGGCGCGTGAAGCTCGCAAAAAGCAGCATACCTCCGATGTCAAGGAGGTGAAGATGCGCTACAAAATCGAAGAACACGATTACAATGTTTGCATCAACCGCGCGGAGCGTTTCCTCAAAGCCGGGGACAAGGTCAAGGCTACGGTGACATTCCGAGGCCGAGAAATTCAGCACTCCCACTTGGCAGAAGAGCTCCTCAACCGTATGGCCAATGACCTGCAAGCGGTGGCCGAAGTGCAGCAGGCACCAAAGCAAGAAGGGCGCAATATGATCATGTTTTTGGCACCAAAGCGGTAA
- a CDS encoding efflux RND transporter periplasmic adaptor subunit encodes MLPCYRLWSTKGKGSPPAARVKLAAVQTETLLQTAVYNASLQSRESITLQPQVSGRIAQINVQNGQFVNQGQPLILIDPSEQQAVVASSLAAIQSAQANVENAHSILRALEAQRRANLATVEFNRIQAERYTALLAEGAVSKEQAQSFITSFRTAQAALQQTEADIRAQQATIARLEKALLAAQANAQQQAIVLNWFQVRAPFSGVVGNIPPKVGDFVTPQTNLLTLTSNQPLEVYIQVPIEQIPRIRLGTPVELVDINGSVVGRSSVFFIAPNTTNNTQTILVKALYNNTRNNLRADQQIQARIILDQQPGILVPTTAVSNLAGQNFVFVAEKDTEGKMIAKQKPIQVGAIQGNRYQVFKGLKPGEEIVVSGIQRLRDGVPITPES; translated from the coding sequence TTGCTTCCTTGCTACCGCCTGTGGTCAACCAAAGGCAAAGGCTCCCCCCCAGCGGCCCGGGTGAAACTTGCGGCGGTTCAAACGGAAACTCTTTTGCAAACCGCTGTTTACAACGCCTCTTTGCAATCCCGTGAGTCCATCACCCTACAACCCCAAGTTTCGGGTCGAATTGCTCAAATCAATGTTCAAAACGGTCAGTTTGTCAATCAAGGTCAGCCCCTCATCCTCATTGACCCCTCAGAACAGCAAGCCGTTGTTGCCAGCAGTTTAGCCGCAATTCAATCCGCTCAAGCGAATGTAGAGAATGCCCACTCCATCCTCCGCGCCCTTGAAGCCCAGCGACGTGCCAATCTCGCCACTGTAGAGTTCAATCGGATTCAAGCGGAACGCTATACGGCGCTCTTAGCGGAAGGGGCTGTTTCCAAGGAACAAGCGCAATCCTTCATCACCAGCTTTCGCACCGCCCAAGCAGCACTCCAACAAACCGAAGCCGATATTCGTGCCCAACAGGCCACCATTGCTCGCTTAGAAAAAGCCCTCCTTGCTGCCCAAGCTAACGCCCAGCAGCAGGCCATTGTCCTAAATTGGTTTCAGGTGCGCGCTCCCTTTAGTGGTGTTGTTGGCAATATTCCCCCCAAAGTAGGGGATTTTGTAACGCCCCAAACCAACCTCCTCACCCTGACCTCAAATCAACCTCTAGAGGTCTATATCCAAGTGCCCATTGAGCAGATCCCCCGCATTCGGCTGGGAACGCCGGTGGAGTTAGTCGATATCAATGGCAGTGTTGTCGGTAGGAGTTCCGTTTTTTTCATTGCCCCCAACACCACCAACAATACCCAAACCATTTTAGTTAAGGCGCTCTACAACAATACTCGGAATAATCTCCGTGCCGATCAACAAATTCAAGCCCGTATTATTCTCGATCAGCAACCGGGGATTCTGGTGCCGACGACGGCCGTCTCCAATCTTGCCGGCCAAAACTTTGTCTTTGTTGCCGAAAAAGACACCGAGGGCAAAATGATTGCCAAACAAAAGCCCATTCAAGTGGGGGCAATCCAAGGGAACAGATATCAAGTTTTTAAAGGCCTCAAACCGGGAGAGGAAATTGTTGTCTCGGGAATTCAGCGCCTGCGCGATGGTGTGCCCATTACTCCTGAGTCTTAA
- a CDS encoding efflux RND transporter permease subunit, whose product MISNFFIKRPVFATVCSLLIILVGAIALPTLAIEYYPNVRPPTIQVSANYAGANAETVETNVTTILETQINGVEGMDYIDSTSNSFGNSNITITFTEGYDENIAAVDVNNLVASVTSQLPPEVINTGVNVSKSTNQIVLALALYPEEGYDYDATFISNYATLYVVQPLQRLKGVGKVQVFGQRTYAMRIWLDPNRLASRGLTAQDVVRALSDQNVQVGAGIIGAPPAPEGQEFQISIQAQSRLASEEEFADIIIQRGEDGSVVRIRDVGRTELGAQNYNTNFQFDGRNAVGIGIYQLSSANALDIARAVEAEMAILAEKFPPGLKWSVGFSTTDAVQESIKEVVITLIVAIILVIAVIFLFLQDWRATIIPSVTIPVSLIGTFAFMKAFGFSINSLTMFGLVLATGLVVDDAIVVVENVTRLIEDEGMTPQEAASRSMAEVTGALIATSLVMMAVFIPVAFFPGVTGRLYQQFALTIVFAIALSTFNALTLSPPLCALLLRRERPSMANFILFRWINRLIARTRRGYARSLNVIVRLKYWVLAGFVALLGMTYWLFQIVPGGFVPQEDQGYFVTLVQSPQGVSLEYTSNIVFKTADAIAQNPAVEHTFAIGGFSFFGTGSDKGIIFTSLKPWSRRPTLDQLLPQFQKVVAGELGAVVFSSNVPTINLGGSGLGGFDMQVMDQQGLGLETLASSVNELILKANNTPGFVAVNTPFAINAPQLNVTVDRTRALALGVSLKDIFNAMQIYLGSLYVNQFTIFARSYQVIVQADKQFRSNPDDINRIYVRSEQNALIPLSNLVKIEEVSAPPIIYHHNLFRSAEVTGQTVPPLSDRQAIMTMASLAEEVLPNGIGYSWTGLSLESVRSAGQAPLIFGLGLVFVFLVLSAQYESYIDPLIIILSVPLAIMGALLAQWLRGLNNDVFCQIGLVMLIGLASKNAILIVEFANQIRESKGTTIVKSVIHAAEERLRPILMTAISFILGIFPLVIATGSGAKSRHSLGTSVTGGMIAATFLSFFVVPIIYILIKEVVARLTKEKPEEATPRGS is encoded by the coding sequence ATGATTAGCAATTTTTTTATTAAACGCCCCGTCTTTGCAACAGTTTGTTCTCTACTAATTATTCTGGTGGGGGCGATCGCGCTGCCAACGCTAGCCATTGAGTACTACCCTAACGTCAGACCACCGACAATTCAGGTATCTGCCAACTATGCCGGTGCTAATGCCGAAACCGTCGAAACGAATGTCACCACAATCCTAGAAACGCAAATTAATGGCGTGGAAGGGATGGATTACATTGACTCCACCAGTAACAGCTTTGGCAACAGCAATATCACGATTACCTTCACTGAGGGCTATGACGAAAACATTGCGGCGGTGGATGTGAATAACTTAGTTGCCTCTGTTACCTCGCAACTGCCACCAGAGGTCATTAACACTGGGGTCAATGTTAGCAAATCCACGAATCAGATTGTTTTGGCCTTAGCCCTGTACCCAGAGGAGGGCTACGACTACGACGCCACCTTCATCAGCAACTACGCGACCCTCTATGTGGTACAACCTCTGCAACGTCTGAAGGGCGTAGGGAAGGTTCAGGTCTTTGGTCAACGCACCTATGCCATGCGGATTTGGCTTGATCCCAATCGCTTAGCCAGTCGCGGTCTCACGGCTCAGGATGTGGTGCGCGCTCTCTCCGATCAGAACGTCCAAGTGGGGGCCGGGATTATTGGTGCCCCCCCAGCACCAGAGGGACAGGAGTTTCAAATTTCCATTCAAGCCCAAAGTCGCTTAGCCTCAGAAGAAGAGTTTGCCGACATTATTATTCAGCGCGGTGAAGATGGCTCCGTGGTTCGCATTCGCGATGTCGGTCGGACTGAGCTAGGAGCACAAAACTACAACACCAACTTTCAGTTTGATGGCCGTAACGCGGTTGGGATTGGTATCTATCAACTCAGTAGCGCCAATGCCCTCGACATTGCCCGTGCTGTGGAGGCGGAGATGGCTATTTTAGCCGAGAAATTTCCCCCCGGACTGAAATGGAGTGTGGGATTTAGCACCACCGATGCGGTGCAGGAGTCGATCAAAGAGGTGGTCATTACACTGATTGTGGCCATCATTCTTGTGATTGCGGTGATCTTTTTATTTCTTCAAGATTGGCGTGCCACAATTATTCCGTCGGTGACGATCCCCGTCTCGTTGATCGGCACTTTTGCGTTTATGAAGGCTTTTGGGTTCTCGATTAACAGTCTGACCATGTTTGGTCTGGTGCTGGCGACGGGGCTGGTGGTGGATGATGCGATTGTGGTCGTGGAAAATGTCACCCGGCTCATAGAAGACGAGGGCATGACTCCCCAAGAAGCGGCCAGTCGCTCAATGGCGGAAGTCACCGGAGCGTTGATTGCCACCTCATTGGTGATGATGGCAGTCTTCATTCCTGTGGCCTTTTTTCCGGGGGTTACTGGGCGGCTGTATCAGCAGTTTGCTTTGACGATTGTCTTTGCAATTGCCCTTTCTACTTTTAATGCCTTAACCCTTTCTCCCCCTTTGTGCGCTCTGCTCCTGCGGCGGGAACGTCCCTCGATGGCGAACTTTATCTTGTTTCGCTGGATCAACCGCTTGATTGCAAGAACGCGGCGAGGCTATGCCCGAAGCCTCAATGTGATTGTGCGACTAAAATACTGGGTGCTGGCGGGCTTTGTCGCCCTGCTGGGGATGACCTACTGGCTGTTTCAGATCGTTCCCGGTGGCTTTGTCCCCCAAGAGGATCAGGGCTATTTTGTCACCCTTGTACAATCACCCCAAGGGGTCTCCCTAGAGTACACGAGTAATATTGTCTTCAAAACAGCGGACGCGATCGCCCAAAATCCAGCGGTCGAACATACCTTTGCCATTGGCGGCTTTAGCTTCTTCGGCACAGGTTCAGATAAAGGAATTATCTTTACGAGTCTCAAGCCTTGGTCACGGCGGCCAACCCTTGATCAGTTGCTACCCCAGTTTCAGAAGGTGGTAGCGGGTGAACTCGGAGCAGTGGTGTTTTCGTCCAATGTGCCGACCATTAACCTTGGTGGGAGTGGCCTTGGCGGCTTTGATATGCAGGTGATGGATCAGCAGGGCCTAGGTCTTGAAACCCTTGCAAGTTCGGTGAACGAGCTGATCCTAAAAGCAAATAACACTCCCGGTTTTGTTGCTGTTAATACCCCCTTTGCCATTAATGCCCCCCAGTTAAATGTGACGGTTGATCGCACCCGCGCCCTTGCCTTGGGGGTTTCCCTCAAGGACATTTTTAATGCTATGCAGATTTACTTGGGGTCGTTATACGTTAACCAATTCACAATCTTTGCCCGCAGCTACCAAGTAATTGTGCAGGCGGACAAGCAGTTTCGCTCGAATCCCGATGACATCAACCGCATCTATGTGCGTTCAGAGCAAAATGCCCTCATTCCCCTCAGTAATCTCGTAAAAATTGAAGAGGTCTCGGCACCGCCCATTATTTATCACCATAACCTGTTCCGTTCGGCAGAGGTGACCGGCCAAACTGTGCCGCCCCTTAGTGATCGTCAAGCGATAATGACCATGGCATCCTTGGCTGAGGAGGTTCTCCCCAATGGCATCGGCTATAGCTGGACAGGGTTATCCCTAGAGTCCGTCCGCTCCGCAGGCCAAGCACCGTTGATTTTTGGCCTTGGTTTGGTGTTTGTGTTCCTCGTGCTCTCAGCGCAGTACGAAAGCTATATTGACCCCTTGATCATCATCCTTTCGGTGCCTTTGGCGATCATGGGCGCGTTGCTGGCACAGTGGTTGCGGGGGCTGAATAATGATGTGTTTTGCCAAATTGGCTTGGTGATGCTGATTGGCCTCGCCAGTAAGAATGCGATCCTGATTGTGGAGTTTGCCAACCAAATTCGTGAAAGCAAGGGCACTACCATTGTCAAGTCGGTGATTCATGCTGCCGAAGAACGGCTGCGCCCTATTTTGATGACGGCAATCTCCTTCATTTTGGGCATCTTCCCACTGGTAATTGCCACGGGGTCTGGCGCAAAATCCCGTCACTCCTTGGGAACCAGTGTCACGGGTGGCATGATTGCGGCCACATTCCTCAGTTTCTTTGTGGTGCCGATCATTTACATCCTCATTAAGGAAGTGGTGGCACGGCTGACCAAGGAGAAGCCCGAGGAAGCAACGCCAAGGGGGTCTTAG